In Siniperca chuatsi isolate FFG_IHB_CAS linkage group LG16, ASM2008510v1, whole genome shotgun sequence, the following proteins share a genomic window:
- the sec63 gene encoding translocation protein SEC63 homolog, producing the protein MAGQQFQYDDSGNTFFYFLTSFVGLIVIPATYYLWPRDQNAEQLRLKSLRRVHGRCLWYRLRLMKSQQSIVPTLKKAALLFGWAVFLLLAYKVSKLDREYQEYNPYEVLNLDPGASLSEIKKQYRVLSLKYHPDKGGDEATFMRIAKAYAALTNEQSRQNWETYGNPDGPGATSFGIALPAWIVDQKNSMLVLLVYGLAFMVILPVVVGTWWYRSIRYSGDQILINTTQLFMHFMYKTPNMNMKRLAMVLTAAFEFDPRSNKEATIRPTDNIEVPQLIRELGNINVKKKEPPFCYPYSLKARVLVLAHLARMDVSEEIEEDQRFVVRKSPALLQEMINVGCQLTMMANSRGGFHAPRLVTIENCMKLTQMIVQGLQESKSPLLQLPHFEEEHLRYCISKKYKVRSLQDLVSLKDSDRRSMLRFLGEEKYDEVMAVLGSFPHITMDTKLQVLDDEDSNNITAGSIVTVTVTLTRKRMAEVFEKEQESTPCLPEEAATTEEAQADSSKTKTKVWQNKSKAAKKTAKSKKKKLTKKKATPAPAKTKQANGNVAGNEVVAASAAAVKEEEDEASDKGSESDEGEANKDSPSERDEDSDKQSDTEVDEIAGDDEEEWEALQQSIQRRERALLETKSKVTHPVYSLYFPEEKQEWWWLYIADRRDQTLVSMPYHVCTLKDTEEVELKFPAPSKTGNYQYSVILRSDSYLGLDQIKPLKLEVHEAKAMLDNHPQWDIPDTEEEDEEQEDSDGIEESEEDDEDND; encoded by the exons ATGGCCGGGCAACAGTTCCAGTACGACGACAGCGGCAATACGTTTTTCTATTTCCTAACGTCCTTCGTCGGACTTATTGTGATCCCAGCCACATATTACCTCTGGCCCCGGGATCAGAATGCTG AACAACTGCGTCTGAAGAGCCTGAGGAGGGTACATGGCAGGTGTCTGTGGTACCGGCTCAGGCTGATGAAGTCACAGCAGAGCATTGTCCCAACACTAAA GAAAGCAGCCTTGTTATTTGGCTGGGCTGTGTTCCTGCTCCTAGCCTACAAGGTGTCCAAGCTGGACAGAGAGTACCAGGAGTATAATCCATACGAAGTCCTCAACTTGGACCCG GGTGCATCGCTGTCAGAAATCAAGAAGCAATACCGTGTACTGTCACTCAAGTACCACCCTGACAAAGGTGGTGATGAGGCCACATTCATGAGAATTGCCAAAGCCTATGCTGC TCTGACCAATGAACAGTCACGACAGAACTGGGAAACATACGGTAATCCAGATGGTCCAGGAG CAACCAGCTTTGGTATTGCCCTGCCTGCCTGGATTGTTGACCAGAAGAACTCAATGCTG GTGCTGTTGGTATATGGACTAGCCTTTATGGTCATCCTTCCTGTTGTTGTG GGCACATGGTGGTACCGCTCTATACGATACAGTGGCGACCAGATCCTCATCAACACTACCCAGCTCTTCATGCATTTCATGTACAAGACACCCAACATGAACATGAAGC GGTTAGCCATGGTGTTGACGGCTGCATTTGAGTTTGACCCTCGCAGCAATAAAGAAGCCACCATACGACCAACAGACAACATTGAAGTACCACAG TTAATCCGTGAGTTGGGAAACATCAATGTGAAGAAGAAGGAGCCTCCATTCTGCTATCCTTACAGTTTGAAGGCCAGGGTCTTAGTGCTTGCTCACCTGGCACGCATGGACGTATCAGAGGAGATCGAGGAAG ATCAGAGGTTTGTGGTGAGGAAGAGTCCAGCTCTCCTCCAGGAGATGATCAACGTGGGCTGTCAGCTTACCATGATGGCCAACAGCAGaggag GTTTCCATGCTCCTCGACTGGTGACCATAGAGAATTGCATGAAGCTGACCCAAATGATAGTGCAGGGTCTGCAGGAGTCAAAGTCGCCACTGTTGCAGCTGCCCCACTTTGAGGAGGAGCATCTCCGCTACTGCATCTCTAAGAAG TATAAAGTTCGGAGCCTCCAGGACCTGGTGAGTCTCAAGGACTCCGACCGACGCAGCATGTTGCGTTTCTTAGGAGAGGAGAAGTACGATGAGGTCATGGCTGTGCTGGGCAGCTTCCCTCACATCACCATGGATACCAAACTGCAGG TCCTTGATGATGAAGACAGCAATAACATCACAGCAGGCTCTATTGTCACAGTAACTGTCACCTTAACCAGAAAACGGATGGCG gAGGTGTTTGAAAAGGAGCAGGAGTCAACGCCGTGTCTACCAGAGGAGGCTGCCACTACAGAGGAAGCA CAAGCAGATTcgagtaaaaccaaaacaaaagtgtGGCAGAACAAGAGTAAAGCGGCTAAGAAGACAGCCAAGTCCAAGAAGAAAAAATTAACCAAGAAGAAGGCCACTCCTGCACCTGCCAAAACCAAGCAAGCCAATGGCAACGTGGCAGGAAAT GAAGTCGTAGCAGCATCAGCTGCAGcagtgaaggaggaagaggatgaggcCTCAGACAAGGGCAGCGAGTCAGATGAGGGCGAAGCCAACAAGGACTCTCCCAGtgagagagatgaagacagCGACAAACAAAGTGACACAGAGGTGGATGAGATAGCTGGCGATGATGAAGAG GAGTGGGAGGCGTTGCAGCAAAGCATCCAGCGGCGAGAGCGGGCCCTGCTAGAGACCAAGTCAAAGGTGACACACCCCGTCTACAGCCTCTACTTCCCCGAGGAGAAGCAGGAGTGGTGGTGGCTCTACATCGCTGACCGCCGAGACCAGACCCTCGTCTCCATGCCCTACCACGTCTGCACACTAAAAGATAcagaagag GTGGAACTGAAGTTTCCAGCCCCCTCCAAAACAGGGAACTACCAATATTCTGTCATCCTCCGTTCTGATTCCTACCTGGGACTGGACCAGATCAAACCACTCAAG CTGGAGGTCCACGAGGCCAAGGCCATGCTGGACAACCACCCGCAGTGGGACATCCCCGAcacggaggaggaggacgaggagcaGGAGGACAGCGACGGCATCGAGGAGAGTGAAGAAGACGACGAGGACAACGACTGA
- the iyd gene encoding iodotyrosine deiodinase 1, with product MALLSVLTPALAVVLCLVIGFMLVKSRETESTSTSPGKAKGPSKGPDFRPWVDQDLQDGTETTAREDEDGDWVDSNEEEDLQHVPYTPLRYSEETMLERSKDFYTLLNQRRSVRFISPEPVPREVIDNVILTAGTAPSGAHTEPWTFVVVSDPEMKHQIRQIVEEEEEVNYRQRMGDKWVNDLAKLRTNWIKEYLDVAPYLVLIFKQTYGILPDGKKKTHYYNEISVSISCGILLAALQNVGLVTVTTTPLNCGPQLRLLLKRPANEKLLMLLPVGYPATDATVPDLKRKPLDDIMVHI from the exons ATGGCTCTCCTGTCCGTCCTCACGCCTGCTCTGGCGGTGGTCCTGTGCTTGGTGATAGGCTTCATGCTGGTGAAATCACGGGAGACGGAGTCCACCTCGACCTCCCCGGGAAAAGCCAAAGGGCCGTCAAAAGGGCCGGACTTTAGACCGTGGGTGGACCAGGACTTACAGGACGGTACAGAAACCACAGCAAGAGAAGAcg AGGATGGTGATTGGGTGGACAGCAATGAGGAGGAAGACCTTCAACATGTACCCTACACACCACTACGTTACTCTGAGGAGACGATGCTGGAGAGATCCAAGGATTTCTACACTCTGTTGAACCAGCGGAGGTCTGTCCGATTCATCAGCCCAGAGCCGGTCCCGCGAGAAGTCATCGATAATGTCATCCTCACTGCAG GTACGGCCCCTAGTGGAGCTCACACAGAGCCCTGGACGTTCGTCGTGGTGTCAGACCCAGAGATGAAGCACCAGATCAGACAGATagtggaagaagaggaggaggtcaaCTACCGCCAGAGGATGGGCGACAAGTGGGTCAATGATTTGGCCAAACTAAG GACAAACTGGATTAAGGAGTATTTGGATGTTGCTCCATACTTGGTGCTCATCTTCAAACAGACCTATGGGATTCTACCAGATGGCAAGAAAAAGACACATTACTACAATGAAATCAGCGTCTCCATATCCTGCGGAATCCTGTTGGCTGCATTACAG AACGTGGGTCTTGTAACCGTCACAACGACGCCCCTAAACTGCGGCCCCCAGCTCAGGCTCCTCCTCAAACGGCCAGCCAATGAGAAGCTGTTGATGTTACTTCCTGTAGGTTATCCTGCGACTGACGCCACGGTGCCTGACTTGAAACGCAAGCCTCTGGATGATATTATGGTGCACATATGA